Proteins encoded together in one Impatiens glandulifera chromosome 1, dImpGla2.1, whole genome shotgun sequence window:
- the LOC124939267 gene encoding WD-40 repeat-containing protein MSI5-like, whose protein sequence is MRVEKAHDTDLHCVGWNPHNVNFIRTGISVDYSIRMFDRRNLKFGGVGSPVHVFEGHDAVVLCVQWSSDMSSVFGSSLEDNILNLWDIEKV, encoded by the exons ATGCGG GTTGAGAAAGCTCACGATACTGACCTTCATTGTGTTGGTTGGAATCCACacaatgttaattttattcGGACAGGTAT ATCGGTTGATTATTCTATACGCATGTTTGACCGTCGAAATCTTAAGTTTGGAGGGGTTGGATCACCTGTTCATGTATTTGAAGGTCATGATGCTGTTGTTCTTTGTGTACAG TGGTCTTCAGACATGTCATCTGTTTTTGGCAGTTCATTAGAAGACAATATTTTGAACTTGTGGGATATTGAAAAGGTCTAA